A DNA window from Halomicrobium mukohataei DSM 12286 contains the following coding sequences:
- a CDS encoding DUF7847 domain-containing protein produces MKPTGALSTGIDTLRRQPQIVAILFAFSLLSTGLSAVQFVNPLLAYPATGVVYLLLPFLVGGLVAYVAASMTDSPSFEQFLAAGRDHYVGLLLGGLLLGVVTLVVYVLVAIVFFVAVVLVFGAALNTGLGAATLSVVVLLSLVGFLVVLVPWFFSQFFPAAMVLDGDGVADSFRRSVSLVRSNAVSVVGFDLIAFVIGLLVQTPTAFLFYSSFDSMALDARSRTGMVSVFDYMSTTEVGLFLGSSLVISTVVGSIMYAYYVAYYREIGDASSAATDTTRL; encoded by the coding sequence GTGAAGCCCACTGGTGCCCTCTCGACCGGTATCGATACCCTCCGCAGACAGCCCCAGATCGTCGCGATCCTCTTCGCGTTCTCGCTGCTGAGCACCGGACTGTCCGCCGTTCAGTTCGTCAATCCGCTGCTCGCGTATCCGGCGACAGGGGTCGTCTACCTGTTGCTACCGTTCCTCGTCGGCGGACTCGTCGCCTACGTGGCGGCGTCGATGACGGATTCGCCGTCGTTCGAGCAGTTCCTCGCGGCCGGCCGGGACCACTACGTCGGCCTCCTTCTGGGCGGACTGCTCCTCGGTGTCGTCACGCTCGTCGTCTACGTTCTCGTCGCGATCGTCTTCTTCGTGGCAGTCGTCTTGGTGTTCGGGGCCGCGCTCAACACCGGGTTGGGGGCCGCGACCCTTTCGGTGGTCGTGCTCCTCTCGCTGGTCGGTTTCCTCGTCGTGCTGGTCCCGTGGTTCTTCTCGCAGTTTTTCCCCGCGGCGATGGTGCTTGACGGCGACGGCGTCGCCGACTCGTTCCGTCGAAGCGTCTCGCTCGTCCGCTCGAACGCCGTGTCGGTCGTCGGGTTCGACCTGATCGCGTTCGTCATTGGCCTGCTCGTACAGACTCCGACCGCGTTCCTGTTCTACAGTAGTTTCGACTCGATGGCACTCGACGCCCGGTCCAGAACCGGGATGGTCTCGGTCTTCGATTACATGTCGACCACCGAAGTCGGCCTGTTTCTCGGTTCGAGTCTCGTGATCAGTACGGTCGTCGGATCGATCATGTACGCGTACTACGTCGCCTACTACCGTGAGATCGGCGACGCCTCGTCGGCGGCGACCGACACGACCAGGCTGTAA
- a CDS encoding CBS domain-containing protein, protein MEADGEPRVREYMTSDVATVSPDDTVEAVAHRIAESDEYSGFPVCEGRRVEGFVSARDLLLAEDHEPMFRVMSDDILVAHPEMGVQDAGRVILRSGIQKLPVVDDAGHLVGIISNADVIRSHIERATPNKVDKLTRTLESIHDVSARDERREVVIDELVPTQGTVYADELEGRTYELKRGLAEPLVVIDNGGLQPPDQATVTEFADGESPEQTRELLLADGHHRVKAAEQLDIETMDAYVIVLDDPVDLGMARTADDADLTSISDIEVVDYARHPLVETTERLQGEDD, encoded by the coding sequence ATGGAAGCGGACGGCGAACCACGCGTTCGAGAGTACATGACCAGCGACGTGGCCACGGTGTCGCCCGACGACACGGTCGAAGCGGTGGCCCATCGAATCGCCGAAAGCGACGAGTACAGCGGCTTTCCGGTGTGTGAGGGGCGTCGTGTCGAGGGCTTCGTCAGCGCCCGGGACCTGTTGCTGGCCGAGGATCACGAGCCGATGTTTCGCGTGATGAGCGACGACATCCTCGTCGCTCACCCGGAGATGGGCGTTCAGGACGCGGGGCGGGTCATCCTCCGGTCCGGCATCCAGAAACTCCCGGTCGTCGACGACGCGGGCCATCTCGTCGGCATCATCTCGAACGCGGACGTGATCCGTTCGCACATCGAGCGCGCGACGCCGAACAAGGTCGACAAGCTCACTCGGACCCTGGAGTCGATCCACGACGTGTCCGCGCGGGACGAACGGCGCGAGGTCGTCATCGACGAGCTGGTGCCGACACAGGGGACCGTCTACGCGGACGAACTGGAGGGGCGGACCTACGAACTCAAACGCGGACTCGCCGAGCCGCTCGTTGTCATCGACAACGGGGGGCTCCAGCCGCCCGATCAGGCGACCGTCACCGAGTTCGCCGACGGCGAGAGCCCGGAGCAGACCCGCGAGCTGTTGCTGGCCGACGGGCACCACCGCGTGAAAGCGGCCGAGCAGCTGGACATCGAGACGATGGACGCCTACGTGATCGTGCTGGACGACCCCGTCGACCTCGGGATGGCACGCACCGCCGACGATGCGGACCTCACTTCGATCAGCGACATCGAGGTGGTCGACTACGCGCGCCACCCGCTGGTCGAGACGACCGAACGCCTCCAGGGCGAAGACGACTAG
- a CDS encoding thiamine pyrophosphate-dependent enzyme has product MSAFSAIGDEREVDRDEFTPGIEPQATWCPGCGDFGVLKALKQAMPEVGRNPDEVALFTGIGCSGKLNSYFNSYGFHTIHGRSLPVARAAKLANPDVEVIAAGGDGDGYGIGGNHFMHTARENHDMTYIVFNNEIFGLTKGQTSPTSPKGHKSKTQPSGSAKSPIRPLSLALTSGATYVARTAAVNPNQAKEIIAEAIEHDGFAHIDFLTQCPTWNKDAKHYVPYTDIQQSDDYDFDTSNREEAQKMMFETENKLYEGEVLTGRYYVDDESPSYQEEKQATGEMPEEPLAERYFDEDYEWERTADSLLDHHK; this is encoded by the coding sequence ATGAGTGCATTCTCAGCAATCGGCGACGAACGCGAGGTTGACCGCGACGAGTTTACGCCCGGTATCGAACCACAGGCGACGTGGTGTCCCGGCTGTGGCGACTTCGGCGTCCTGAAGGCGCTCAAGCAGGCCATGCCGGAGGTCGGCCGCAACCCCGACGAGGTCGCGCTGTTTACCGGTATCGGCTGTTCGGGCAAGCTCAACAGCTACTTCAACAGCTACGGCTTCCACACCATCCACGGGCGCTCGCTGCCCGTCGCACGTGCGGCAAAGCTCGCGAACCCCGACGTCGAGGTCATCGCGGCCGGCGGTGACGGCGACGGCTACGGGATCGGCGGGAACCACTTCATGCACACTGCCCGCGAGAACCACGACATGACCTACATCGTGTTCAACAACGAGATCTTCGGCCTCACCAAGGGCCAGACCTCGCCGACCTCCCCGAAGGGCCACAAGTCAAAGACCCAGCCCTCGGGTTCGGCGAAGTCCCCGATCCGCCCGCTCAGCCTCGCGCTGACCTCCGGTGCGACGTACGTCGCCCGGACCGCGGCGGTCAACCCCAACCAGGCAAAGGAGATCATCGCGGAAGCGATCGAACACGACGGCTTCGCGCACATCGACTTCCTGACCCAGTGTCCGACCTGGAACAAGGACGCGAAGCACTACGTCCCGTACACGGACATCCAGCAGTCCGACGACTACGACTTCGACACCTCGAACCGCGAGGAAGCCCAGAAGATGATGTTCGAGACGGAGAACAAACTCTACGAGGGCGAGGTCCTGACCGGACGCTACTACGTCGACGACGAGAGCCCCTCCTACCAGGAAGAGAAGCAGGCCACCGGTGAGATGCCCGAAGAACCGCTCGCAGAGCGGTACTTCGACGAGGACTACGAGTGGGAACGCACTGCCGACTCCCTGCTCGACCACCACAAGTAA
- the acs gene encoding acetate--CoA ligase, which translates to MPDEGPELEARLTEQEYFRPPTDFVGQANVTDPDIHERFDENYPEAFEEYAELLDWDEHWDEVLDDSNPPFYEWFTGGKLNASHNCIDRHLDERKNQAAIIWEGTDADESETITYQDLYNRVNAMAASLQDVDVREDDVVTCHLPMLPALPVTMLACARIGAPHSEVFAGFSAQALADRIDSADSDVVVTCDGYYRRGEFLNHKEKCDEALEAAESDVDTVLLWTREDELHPDVEIGEDDPYVLVDDLLADNERARVDPVSRDAEDPLFLMYTSGTTGQPKGCQHRTGGYLSYVTATSKNVLDIKPEDTYWCAADIGWITGHSYIVYGPLSLGTTSVMYEDTPDYPHKGRIWEIAERYDVDIFHTSPTAVRMFMKWGEEYVQDYDFDFRHMTTVGEPIQPEAWLWYYKYIGGEDAAIVDTWWQTETGGHLITNLPALDDMKPGSAGKAVPGIQPAIYDDNGDPIEPASGRAGNLVIEKPWPGMLQTVYGNDERFIEEYWQDFSDTDSDDPEDWVYKAGDGAVHGQDSYYRVLGRLDDVMNVAGHRLGTMELESAVAEVEDAAEAAVASREDAEKGEVPDVYVVLRDGIEPSEAVRDRIVSAVEDEIGKFARPANVIFCGDLPKTRSGKIMRRILENISNGEELGNTTTLRDPSVPEEIRDQVQGD; encoded by the coding sequence ATGCCAGATGAGGGACCTGAACTCGAGGCTCGCCTGACGGAGCAAGAGTACTTCCGTCCGCCGACGGACTTCGTCGGCCAGGCAAATGTAACCGATCCGGACATTCACGAACGATTCGACGAGAACTATCCGGAGGCGTTCGAGGAGTACGCAGAGCTGCTCGACTGGGACGAACACTGGGACGAGGTGCTCGACGACTCGAATCCGCCGTTCTACGAGTGGTTCACTGGCGGGAAGCTCAACGCGTCACACAACTGTATCGACCGCCATCTCGACGAGCGCAAGAACCAGGCCGCGATCATCTGGGAGGGGACCGACGCCGACGAGAGCGAGACGATCACCTATCAGGACCTGTACAACCGGGTCAACGCGATGGCCGCCTCGCTGCAGGACGTGGACGTCCGCGAGGACGACGTGGTCACCTGTCACCTCCCGATGCTCCCCGCGCTGCCGGTGACGATGCTGGCCTGTGCCCGCATCGGCGCGCCACACTCGGAGGTGTTCGCCGGCTTCTCGGCCCAGGCGCTGGCCGACCGGATCGACTCCGCCGACAGCGACGTGGTCGTCACCTGTGACGGCTACTACCGACGCGGCGAGTTCCTCAACCACAAGGAGAAGTGCGACGAGGCGCTGGAAGCCGCCGAGTCCGACGTGGACACCGTCCTGCTGTGGACGCGCGAAGACGAACTCCACCCCGACGTCGAGATCGGCGAGGACGATCCGTACGTGCTCGTCGACGACCTGCTTGCCGACAACGAGCGAGCGCGCGTCGACCCGGTCTCGCGTGACGCCGAAGACCCGCTCTTCCTGATGTACACCTCCGGGACGACGGGCCAGCCGAAGGGCTGTCAGCACCGCACCGGCGGCTATCTCTCCTACGTGACGGCCACCTCGAAGAACGTCCTCGACATCAAACCCGAGGACACCTACTGGTGTGCCGCCGACATCGGCTGGATCACGGGCCACAGCTACATCGTCTACGGACCCCTCTCGCTGGGGACCACCAGCGTGATGTACGAGGACACGCCCGACTATCCCCACAAAGGTCGCATCTGGGAGATCGCCGAGCGCTACGACGTGGACATCTTCCACACCTCGCCGACCGCCGTCCGGATGTTCATGAAGTGGGGCGAAGAGTACGTCCAGGACTACGACTTCGACTTCCGGCACATGACGACGGTGGGCGAACCGATCCAGCCGGAAGCGTGGCTGTGGTACTACAAGTACATCGGCGGCGAGGACGCGGCCATCGTCGACACCTGGTGGCAGACCGAGACCGGCGGCCACCTGATCACGAACCTGCCCGCGCTGGACGACATGAAGCCTGGCTCCGCCGGCAAGGCGGTTCCGGGCATCCAGCCGGCCATCTACGACGACAACGGCGACCCCATCGAACCCGCGTCGGGACGCGCCGGCAACCTCGTCATCGAGAAGCCGTGGCCCGGCATGCTCCAGACGGTGTACGGAAACGACGAGCGGTTCATCGAGGAGTACTGGCAGGACTTCTCGGACACCGACTCCGACGACCCCGAAGACTGGGTGTACAAAGCCGGCGACGGCGCGGTCCACGGACAGGACAGCTACTATCGCGTCCTCGGTCGTCTCGACGACGTGATGAACGTTGCGGGCCACCGTCTCGGAACGATGGAACTGGAGTCGGCGGTCGCCGAGGTCGAAGACGCTGCCGAGGCTGCCGTGGCCTCCCGCGAAGACGCCGAGAAAGGAGAGGTACCGGACGTGTACGTCGTCCTCCGAGACGGCATCGAGCCGAGCGAAGCGGTCCGTGACCGGATCGTCTCGGCCGTCGAAGACGAGATCGGGAAGTTCGCCCGTCCGGCCAACGTCATCTTCTGTGGCGACTTGCCCAAGACTCGCTCCGGCAAGATCATGCGCCGGATCCTCGAAAACATCTCCAACGGCGAGGAACTCGGCAACACGACGACCCTGCGTGATCCGAGTGTTCCCGAGGAGATTCGCGACCAGGTCCAGGGCGACTGA
- a CDS encoding methylmalonyl-CoA mutase family protein, with the protein MYDEADLAAIREAKADWEAETLDPVLDAYGERAERFATVSNRAVDRLYTPADVADLDYERDLGFPGEEPYTRGVYPTMYRGRQWTMRQFAGFGTARETNERFQYLIDEGQTGLSTAFDMPTLMGIDSDDRMAEGEVGKEGVAVDTLRDVEILFDGIDLAEISTSFTINPSAPVIYAMYVALADRRGVDRTELRGTLQNDMFKEFIAQKEWVVPPEPSLGLVTDVIEFATEETPSFKPVSVSGYHIREAGSTATQELAFTLADGFAYVEDCLDRGLDVDTFAPQLSFFFNSHNSIFEEVAKFRAARRIYARVMDEWYDASEPAAKQLKFHTQTAGQSLTAQQPLNNVVRVTIQALAGVLGGTQSLHTNSFDEALALPSEKAVRVALRTQQIIGEESGAADIVDPLGGSFAVEALTDEIEADAMAYIEHVRDELGDGSMRAGVLAGIEDGYFQREIQDAAYEYQERVEDGEETVVGVNAYAVEEETEPDLLQVEDRVQEQQRERLATVRDERDDEAVDAALERVREAAVGGENVMPAIVEAVKVEATMGEIMGVFEDEYGNYRETIGAA; encoded by the coding sequence ATGTACGACGAGGCCGACCTGGCAGCCATCCGGGAGGCGAAAGCCGACTGGGAGGCCGAGACGCTCGATCCAGTACTGGACGCCTACGGCGAGCGAGCCGAGCGGTTCGCTACCGTCTCGAATCGCGCGGTCGACAGACTGTACACGCCGGCCGACGTTGCCGATCTCGACTACGAGCGCGATCTCGGCTTCCCAGGCGAGGAGCCGTACACCCGCGGCGTCTATCCGACGATGTACCGTGGCCGCCAGTGGACGATGCGCCAGTTCGCCGGCTTCGGCACGGCTCGGGAGACCAACGAGCGCTTTCAGTACCTGATCGACGAGGGCCAGACGGGGCTCTCGACGGCCTTCGACATGCCCACGCTGATGGGGATCGACTCGGACGACCGCATGGCCGAGGGCGAGGTCGGCAAGGAGGGCGTCGCCGTCGACACGCTCCGGGACGTGGAGATCCTCTTCGACGGGATCGACCTCGCCGAGATCTCGACGAGTTTCACCATCAACCCCAGCGCACCCGTGATCTACGCGATGTACGTCGCGCTCGCGGACCGCCGCGGCGTCGACCGCACGGAGCTTCGCGGGACTCTCCAGAACGACATGTTCAAGGAGTTCATCGCACAGAAAGAGTGGGTCGTTCCCCCGGAGCCGTCGCTGGGGCTCGTGACCGACGTGATCGAGTTCGCCACCGAGGAGACGCCGTCGTTCAAGCCGGTCTCGGTCTCGGGCTATCACATCCGCGAGGCCGGATCGACGGCCACGCAGGAACTGGCCTTCACGCTCGCCGACGGCTTCGCGTACGTCGAGGACTGTCTCGACCGGGGCCTCGACGTGGACACGTTCGCCCCGCAGCTCTCCTTTTTCTTCAACTCGCACAACTCGATCTTCGAGGAGGTCGCGAAGTTCCGGGCCGCGCGGCGGATCTACGCGCGGGTCATGGACGAGTGGTACGACGCGAGCGAACCGGCCGCCAAGCAGCTGAAGTTCCACACCCAGACCGCTGGCCAGTCACTGACCGCCCAGCAGCCGCTGAACAACGTCGTCAGGGTGACCATTCAGGCGCTGGCCGGCGTGCTCGGCGGAACCCAGAGCCTGCACACGAACAGCTTCGACGAGGCGCTCGCCCTGCCCAGCGAGAAGGCGGTCCGAGTCGCGCTGCGGACCCAGCAGATCATCGGCGAGGAGTCCGGCGCTGCGGACATCGTCGATCCGTTGGGCGGGAGCTTCGCCGTCGAGGCGCTGACCGACGAGATCGAGGCGGACGCGATGGCGTACATCGAACACGTCAGGGACGAACTGGGCGACGGCTCCATGCGAGCGGGCGTCCTCGCGGGGATCGAGGACGGGTACTTCCAGCGAGAGATACAGGACGCCGCCTACGAGTACCAGGAACGCGTCGAGGACGGCGAGGAGACCGTCGTCGGCGTCAACGCCTACGCGGTCGAGGAGGAGACCGAACCCGATCTCCTGCAGGTCGAGGACCGCGTGCAAGAACAGCAACGCGAGCGTCTCGCGACGGTCCGAGACGAACGCGACGACGAGGCCGTCGACGCGGCGCTCGAACGGGTCCGCGAGGCGGCCGTCGGCGGCGAGAACGTGATGCCCGCGATCGTCGAGGCCGTCAAAGTCGAGGCGACGATGGGCGAGATCATGGGCGTCTTCGAGGACGAGTACGGGAACTACCGGGAGACGATCGGGGCCGCGTGA
- the lrpA1 gene encoding HTH-type transcriptional regulator LrpA1, whose translation MSVDSTERRILSVLEDDAQASYAEIAERADVSKPTVRKYINKLEDEGVIVGYSADVNPKKLSSQSIALVGMDVASDCYVEVTRALSSIDAVESLYTSSGDHMLMAEVRAADGGEVGEIIEDEILSTEGVTAAHPSFLQERLK comes from the coding sequence ATGAGCGTCGATTCTACGGAGCGCCGCATTCTCTCTGTCCTGGAGGACGATGCACAGGCATCGTACGCGGAGATCGCCGAACGGGCGGACGTTTCGAAACCGACCGTCCGAAAGTACATCAACAAACTCGAAGACGAAGGCGTCATCGTCGGCTACTCGGCCGACGTGAACCCGAAGAAGCTATCGAGCCAGTCGATCGCACTGGTCGGGATGGACGTCGCGAGCGACTGTTACGTCGAGGTGACCCGAGCGCTCTCCTCGATCGACGCCGTCGAGTCGCTGTACACGTCCAGTGGCGACCACATGCTCATGGCGGAAGTGCGGGCCGCCGACGGCGGCGAAGTCGGCGAGATCATCGAAGACGAGATCCTCTCGACGGAGGGAGTCACGGCGGCACATCCCTCGTTCCTCCAGGAGCGGCTCAAGTAA
- a CDS encoding cytochrome c oxidase subunit I produces the protein MAGEQLVLTGLMAVLLVVIVGALARAEDWRSYTPLASGGGYGEATGHGHAEKPGGLVRWLTTVDHKDIGILYGVYAVVAFAVGGIMAMLIRVQLTLPGGVIVGNSYYNSLLTSHGITMLFLFGTPILAAFANYFVPLLIGADDMAFPRINAIAFWLLPPAALLIWAGFFTAPLTGNEIEPAQTAWTMYTPLSAEQANPGVDLMLLGLHLSGVAATMGAINFIATIFTERGDGVNWANLDIFSWTVLTQSGLILFAFPLLGSAMIMLLLDRNLATTFFATGNGGTMLWQHLFWFFGHPEVYILVLPPMGLVSYILPKFSGRKLFGFKFVVYSTLAIGVLSFGVWAHHMFSTGMDPRLRASFMAVSLAIAIPSAVKTFNWITTMWNGQLRLTTPMLFCIGFVSNFIIGGVTGVFLASIPVDLVLHDTYYVVGHFHYIVMGAIGFAVFAGIYYWFPIVSGRMYQKTLGKAHFWLSMIGTNVTFFAMLALGYLGMPRRYATYNFDGAIAPLAQVTTFHQLATVGAFILLVGQLIFVWNVVTSWLEGRRVESHDPWNLEENDMLGNEFSWFKEQRETALADGGEEDESVMADGGQPGQQSDER, from the coding sequence ATGGCAGGAGAGCAGTTAGTACTGACCGGACTCATGGCCGTTCTCCTCGTCGTGATCGTCGGGGCCCTCGCGCGAGCCGAGGACTGGCGGTCGTACACGCCCCTCGCGAGCGGTGGGGGCTACGGCGAGGCGACGGGACACGGACACGCAGAGAAACCGGGTGGGCTCGTGCGCTGGCTCACGACGGTCGACCACAAAGACATCGGGATCCTCTACGGCGTCTACGCCGTGGTTGCCTTCGCCGTCGGTGGCATCATGGCGATGTTGATCCGGGTGCAGCTGACGCTGCCCGGCGGCGTCATCGTCGGGAACAGCTACTACAACTCGCTCCTGACGAGCCACGGGATCACGATGCTGTTCCTGTTCGGGACGCCGATCCTGGCCGCGTTCGCGAACTACTTCGTCCCGCTGTTGATCGGGGCCGACGACATGGCGTTCCCGCGGATCAACGCGATCGCGTTCTGGTTGCTCCCGCCGGCCGCACTCCTGATCTGGGCGGGCTTTTTCACCGCGCCGCTGACGGGCAACGAGATCGAGCCCGCACAGACGGCCTGGACGATGTACACGCCGCTGTCGGCCGAACAGGCCAACCCCGGCGTCGACCTGATGTTGCTGGGCCTACACCTCTCCGGGGTCGCAGCGACGATGGGCGCGATCAACTTCATCGCGACCATCTTCACCGAGCGCGGTGACGGCGTGAACTGGGCCAACCTCGACATCTTCAGCTGGACGGTCCTCACCCAGTCGGGACTGATCCTCTTTGCCTTCCCGCTGCTTGGCAGCGCGATGATCATGCTCCTGCTCGACCGGAATCTCGCGACGACGTTCTTCGCAACCGGGAACGGCGGGACGATGCTGTGGCAACACCTGTTCTGGTTCTTCGGCCACCCCGAGGTGTACATCCTCGTGCTCCCGCCGATGGGACTGGTCAGCTACATCCTCCCGAAGTTCTCCGGCCGGAAGCTGTTCGGCTTCAAATTCGTCGTCTACTCCACGCTGGCGATCGGCGTGCTCTCCTTTGGCGTCTGGGCCCACCACATGTTCTCGACCGGGATGGACCCGCGGCTGCGCGCCTCCTTCATGGCGGTCTCGTTGGCCATCGCGATCCCCAGCGCCGTCAAGACGTTCAACTGGATCACGACGATGTGGAACGGACAGCTTCGCCTGACGACGCCGATGCTGTTCTGTATCGGCTTCGTCTCGAACTTCATCATCGGCGGTGTCACCGGCGTCTTCCTGGCGTCGATCCCCGTCGACCTCGTGCTCCACGACACCTACTACGTGGTCGGTCACTTCCACTACATCGTGATGGGTGCGATCGGCTTCGCCGTCTTCGCCGGCATCTACTACTGGTTCCCGATCGTCTCCGGGCGGATGTACCAGAAGACGCTCGGAAAGGCCCACTTCTGGCTGTCGATGATCGGCACCAACGTCACCTTCTTCGCGATGCTGGCGCTTGGCTACCTCGGTATGCCGCGCCGCTACGCGACCTACAACTTCGACGGTGCCATCGCACCGCTCGCGCAGGTGACGACGTTCCACCAGCTGGCGACCGTGGGCGCGTTCATCCTGCTGGTCGGACAGCTCATCTTCGTCTGGAACGTCGTGACCTCCTGGCTCGAAGGTCGCCGCGTCGAGAGCCACGACCCGTGGAACCTCGAAGAGAACGACATGCTGGGCAACGAGTTCAGCTGGTTCAAAGAACAGCGTGAGACCGCCCTCGCCGACGGCGGCGAAGAGGACGAGTCCGTGATGGCAGACGGCGGACAGCCCGGCCAGCAGTCGGACGAACGGTAA
- a CDS encoding DHH family phosphoesterase, translating to MTSRLVLGAGPLVRSLLDELAAGRGEVTVLTEDEHRVDTLRTDAITVQLADPADRSVLSSLDVTPETVFVAVGDAKRNAAVAQAVRSVFPSAMLVAYSGLETDPAVDDALEHVADRVVDPGAAITDHLMERVGEAGLRTRQLQRVLRDVDGTLAVVMHDNPDPDAIASGVALSRLAQAVGCETELCYYGEITHQENRAFVNLLEFDLQNLDADADLDAYDGFALVDHSRPGVNDQLPPETPIDIVVDHHPPRAPVEARFVDLRSDVGATSTLLADYLRRFDSLVEEAVATGLLFGISVDTREFRREVSVDDFEAAAYLLPHADLDILQRIEDPSMSADTLDTIGHAIANRQREGSVLLSCVGELSDRDALAQAADRLLDLQGINSTLVYGVKDGTIYASARARGTEIDLGEVLREAFGQIGSAGGHADMAGAQITLGVLESIEDRDESLHEVVRAVVDDRFLDAVQARPNHLLSPVYTAPRYGVTDGYLDVEDGEE from the coding sequence ATGACTTCTCGCCTGGTGTTGGGGGCGGGGCCGCTCGTCCGGTCACTGCTCGACGAACTCGCAGCCGGCCGTGGCGAGGTGACGGTCCTGACCGAGGACGAACACCGGGTCGACACGCTCCGTACGGACGCGATCACGGTGCAGTTGGCCGATCCAGCCGACCGTTCGGTACTGTCGTCGCTGGACGTGACGCCGGAGACGGTGTTCGTCGCTGTCGGCGACGCCAAGCGCAACGCGGCCGTCGCGCAGGCGGTGCGATCTGTCTTTCCCTCTGCGATGCTCGTCGCCTACAGCGGACTGGAGACCGATCCGGCGGTCGACGACGCACTCGAACACGTCGCCGACCGGGTCGTCGATCCCGGCGCGGCGATCACCGACCACCTCATGGAACGCGTCGGCGAGGCCGGTCTGCGGACTCGACAGCTCCAGCGCGTGTTACGCGACGTGGACGGAACGCTGGCGGTCGTCATGCACGACAACCCGGATCCAGACGCCATCGCGAGCGGGGTGGCGCTGTCGCGGCTGGCACAGGCCGTCGGCTGTGAGACGGAGCTGTGTTACTACGGCGAGATTACCCACCAGGAGAACAGAGCGTTCGTGAACCTACTGGAGTTCGACCTCCAGAACCTCGACGCCGACGCGGATCTCGACGCGTACGACGGCTTCGCGCTGGTCGATCACTCCCGCCCCGGCGTCAACGATCAGCTCCCGCCCGAGACGCCCATCGACATCGTCGTCGATCACCACCCGCCGCGCGCGCCCGTCGAGGCGCGGTTCGTCGATCTCCGGAGCGACGTGGGTGCGACCAGTACGCTGCTTGCCGACTATCTCCGCCGGTTCGACTCGCTCGTCGAAGAGGCGGTCGCGACGGGACTCCTCTTTGGCATCAGCGTCGACACGCGCGAGTTCCGACGCGAGGTGTCGGTCGACGACTTCGAGGCCGCGGCCTACTTGCTGCCACACGCCGACCTCGACATCCTCCAGCGCATCGAGGACCCGAGCATGAGCGCCGACACGCTCGACACGATCGGACACGCGATCGCGAACCGCCAGCGGGAGGGTTCGGTGCTGCTGAGCTGCGTGGGAGAGCTCTCGGACCGCGACGCGCTCGCACAGGCAGCGGATCGACTGCTCGACCTCCAGGGAATCAACTCGACGCTGGTCTACGGCGTCAAGGACGGAACGATCTACGCGTCGGCGCGCGCTCGCGGGACCGAGATCGACCTCGGTGAAGTGCTCCGCGAGGCGTTCGGCCAGATCGGCAGTGCGGGGGGCCACGCCGACATGGCCGGTGCCCAGATCACGCTGGGCGTCCTCGAATCCATCGAGGACCGGGACGAGTCGCTCCACGAGGTCGTTCGCGCCGTCGTCGACGACCGGTTCCTCGACGCCGTTCAGGCCCGCCCCAACCATCTCCTGAGCCCGGTGTACACGGCACCGCGCTACGGAGTGACCGACGGGTATCTCGACGTCGAGGACGGCGAGGAGTGA
- a CDS encoding DUF7520 family protein has protein sequence MSGTLRGDRLVVRLYLIIVALTGVMGYVLAWATDETLEPELFGVVALPPTPVGVAVFGMVTIGTGLGVLLALVVYVANNFDDDARKE, from the coding sequence GTGAGTGGCACGCTGCGTGGCGATCGACTCGTCGTCAGACTCTACCTGATCATCGTGGCGCTGACGGGCGTGATGGGGTACGTACTCGCCTGGGCGACCGACGAGACGCTCGAACCGGAGCTGTTCGGCGTCGTCGCGCTGCCGCCGACGCCGGTCGGCGTCGCCGTCTTCGGGATGGTGACGATCGGGACCGGGCTGGGAGTGTTGCTGGCGCTGGTGGTGTACGTCGCGAACAACTTCGACGACGACGCCAGAAAAGAGTAG
- a CDS encoding DUF6684 family protein, translating to MSLLGFEKETLLDLTVNAIPLGILLFFIAAFAVVPAFGVDPVFSTMQFALIGSMFAGLAILSYYTGKAIEGAEQQGEEHAE from the coding sequence ATGTCACTGCTCGGTTTCGAGAAAGAGACGCTCCTGGATCTGACCGTCAACGCGATCCCACTGGGGATCCTCCTCTTTTTCATCGCGGCCTTCGCCGTCGTCCCGGCGTTCGGCGTCGATCCGGTGTTCAGTACGATGCAGTTCGCGCTGATCGGCTCGATGTTCGCGGGGCTGGCGATTCTCTCGTACTACACCGGCAAAGCGATCGAAGGGGCCGAACAGCAGGGCGAAGAGCACGCCGAGTAA